ATCAGCTCGGGAAAAAAGTGAATAATTACACAATAATATTTCATTTTGTGTGACTACAGCACCAGCGATAAAAAGCAAAAATAGAGACGTTCTAATTGAGCGAGGCGTCGGAGCCTGCAGGGTTTTTATCATTGAAAACAATGCATTGTACTTGTTACCTTTAGCTAGTTTAGGCCTTTAGAAAAATATGTTTTGCCAACTTGGACGGGTCAATTCATTTGAACGTATTTTCCTTTAACTGCCAACCTGCCCATTCAGTACATGCTATTTCCCCCTCTACCCACATCTACCAGACACACAACCCAACACCCCTCTTCTCCCCCATACCTTCAGccccctaaccctgtcccttgGCTTGTGTCCTCTGACTAAGGCTGATAAATTAGGGAGCAGATACAATGGCCTGGGTTTTAGCAGCTCACGTGGACAAATGGAACATGATCAGAAACACATGACTACTGTCATCATCTGTTTATGTGCTTGACcttttggttctctctctcggtgtgttATTGTACTACAGTTGATCTCAGGGCTGTGGCGCTGCTTTTGTACCACCCTCCCAACTTATGTAAAACATCTTTGACATTATGAAAACAAACCATACAGAGACATAGATACACAGATGAAGTTGTTAACACGTAGAATGTGTTTCAAGTTGGAACATGTACTTTCTGTCATTGTCCCAGAACTGCACACTTCAGGTCaggtacacacacgtacataaaCAGTGGAAATAACACCACGTTGTTATAGAATCTCACAGATTCTGATTGGTTTAGACCTGTCTTAATGTTTGTTTTGATTGGCTGCCTGGCAGGTCCTAGAGCAGCACATGGACGGGCGCTGGAAGGGGCACATCCACGACAGCCAGAGGGGCACCGACCGGGTTGGCTACTTCCCCCCGAACATTGTGGAGGTCATCAGCAGACGCtcaggtcagtcacacacacacacaccaacacacaccctgtAAGTTCAGTGCGATCATTAGCCATTCCCCACTCCCATCGGAAAGCAATGGGcaaagagagagagtcctctgacATTTGCCTCTTTCATTGCGTAACCGTGGCACCCGCAGCAAACGGAGGATTCGTAGCTTGTTGAGTCAGCTGCCGGCATGTCggaacatcaacacacacacagacacactcacacacactcactcactcacacactcactaactCACTCATCTCCCAGACATGTCAGCACACTCACAATGCAGGATTAAGTCAGAAATGGAATGGGAAATGGCTTGGAACTGCAGGAGTCATCTGCTATTGTACATTTTGTAAAAACTCCCACCCTTACCTACGCAGTCTACCTCTAATACCGGTTAGATTAACAGAAGGTGTCAGTTACCTACCTAACACCACAGAAGAAGATAATCCGCCCCACACCACCTCTTTGATGTGCACTAGAGGGAGAAATCCCTGAGTGAATAGGTTGGCGTGGTGACACTCACGGAGCAGCTTTGACAGAACAGAGAGCAGCTCAGCACTGCAGTCAGTGAAAAAGGACAGGTTTCTGTCTTCTCTGCAAGTCTGTCACCACAACAAAAGATCAGGGGAACGGGAGACCCATCTTAAATTGTCCCTCTGCGCCTActgtaccttcagaaagtactcacaccccgttactttttccacattttgttgttacagcctgaattttaaaaaTATTACATTGAAatgttgtgtcactgatctacacacaataccccataatgtcaaagtggaattttgtttttaGAAGTCTTTACAAATGATTAGAAAATGaaaagttgaaatgtattcaaccccttttgtaATGGCCAGCCTGAATACGTACAGATGTAAActatgcttaacaagtcacacataataagttgcatggactcactctttgtTCGAAAATAGTGTTAACATGATTTgtattatctgtaaggtccctcagccaAGTAGTGAATATCAAGCACAGATCCAACCACCaacaccagggaggttttcctgtGCCTCGCAAAGAAGAGAACCTATTGGTAGTTGGGTGTTAAaaataaaagcagacattgagtGACCTAGTTACAGTTGTGATTTAAATTGTCTTGACAATCTATGGCAAGGTATGacaatggctgtctagcaatgatcaacaaccaacttgacagagcatgAAGAAGTTTATATTTCTATTGCAAATATTGTCCAATCCAGGTGtgcacagctcttagagacttacccagaaatactcacagctgtaatcactgccaaaggtgattctaacatgtattgactcaggggtgtgaatatttatgtgAATGATATATTTCTGTATGTCGTTATGTGGTATTGTATATAGATGGGTgagataaaaaatataaaacatctattgaatcaattttgaatttaggctgtgatgcaacaaaatgtgtaatatgTGAAggtatgaatacttcctgaaggaacTGTTTCTCCCttggctccacacacacacacactgataggtTGTATCGCTACACATCACTGCGTTGGAAGAGCAGTGGTGGCCCCTCTTCATGACAGGTTGGCCCCTCCAGAGAACACCCCATTTCCCAGACTGCCTTGGTTGGACTAATTCTCTCATGCTTCCAATCCATCCCTTGcttctatttttctctcttcctcctcttctctcagcaTCTCTCCATCCATACCATGTCATGTCCACCTCTAACCATCAGCTTGCGTTAACCTCCTCTCTGTATGTGTCCTACCTGTTTGACCCTGTAGGGGGCACCCTGTCCCGGCACGCCTCTCTGCCCACCCAGCGCCACCAGCTCCTCTCCAGAgcccccctctcctccagcctgAGCTCAGCCCCCCAGACCGACGACTCCTACACAATGTACACCCCCAACAATCCCCACATGGCCCTCTCCCACGCCATTGGCCTCAGCGCCAACccaggtatatacacacacacccttatacATGCACTCAGAGGACAGACGCACATTGAAACCTGTATACGGTACTCAGTCCCCTAACCAGCCAGACAACTCCCCCACCACTGTGAACCATGGTGAGGCCGCAAGGACACCCATGTTCGCACCCTCTAAACCCCTCTCATGCTCAGGCCCAGCCAATCCCCAGTGCTGCTCCATGGTACCCCCATGGCCCAACAGTGTTGTTATGTCTGATAGGTCGGCCTCCCagcagcctctctcagcctggtTGTCCCCTGGAGGACATCTGGGTGCTCAGGAACTCACACACCGCGGGTAAGAGTCCCTCCACTGTCCCCCCATGACAATAGCTGTCCCCATGCTCTGTCCCCATGCTCTACCTTTGTCATGTGCCAGCTTCAAACTGAGCTTCCCATAGCTCCTGCTGCTCTCCCTGCTGCCACAGGATGGGACCACCAGGAAACCTCTGTTCCAGTGACCAAAAAAAGTGACAATTTCGACAGTCTACAGGACACTGCAAGCTTAAAGGGTGCCCTGTGTACTCTGCTGTAAGAATTTTCCATTGTGGATGACCTTTCATCTGTCCTACTGCAGGACTGTAGTTGTAGTTTAGccctgtagttctgtagttctgtaCCCTTGGCTGCTGTTGCTCTATGCCTGCAGCTCCGCTCCACCATGCAACCATCTCCCTTGGCTTCGTATGGCAGCAAATGACATCCTGTCCTGGCCTGTGCCACCCCCCCTGATCTGTGATGACTTGGCTGGCTCAGTGACAGGGTCCACAGCCCCAACCTCTGCCATCCTCTGCCAGCTTCAGTTAGAatcatgtggatgtgtgtgtgactgtgttgaTGTGAGCTCTGGAAGGACACAGAGGGGAGGTACCTCATTTtgctctccctctcgctgtccAGCCACCACGGTTGTCTTTAACGTCCCTcacttctatctctctccctctctccatcctcctctcctgtgGTCCTATCTAGCAGGTGACAGGAACAGTGTAGGGAGTACGGGCAGTGTGGGCAGCACCCGTAGTGCTGGGAGTGGACAGAGCACAGAGAGTAACACTGCTCTCAACGGACAACACCACCAGACCACTGCACTCCCAGACACAGCCAAAGTACTGGACCAATtgttatttcagctttatttatcCTGGCTAGTCTTATTGAGATAGGTTTTCAATTATTTTAGCATTGTTATCTTACTCACAGCTATGAACAGAGGAAATGTGATATTGTAATTTACTGTCTTTGTATGTAGTGCCAGGCAACAGATTGTTTATTGTCTTGTGCTCTGTTTTGATGTGCAGCCAGCTCCCTCTGCTGGTGACTCAGGGCAACCAGTCCACAATAAACAGCCTGACCTGACTGCAGGTAGGAATACCAGCCATTTTTCTCATTACTGTTACGTACCACAACATTTCTCCTGAAACTTCATTCATTTAACTCTCCAGTGTGTGTTTTCTTGTCTAGTGGTTCTGGGTGCTCCTCGGAGGCCGATGGTGAACATACTGAGACCAGGGGAACAGCAGTTTGTCTCCCCACAGTTTATACGTCCTCTGCAGCTACTGGAGGGCAAGGTGAGACTCAGACACAGGCCAGGCACTAGCCAGGCACAGGacagacacaggacaggacaggaaatatTGTCCATGTATTTTTCTGTGTACTCTGTATGCCACAGTGAAATACATGTATCTATTAAAAGACAGGAGGACAGTGAATAGGCCAGTAGTTGATGTTAATGTGAAACTCAACCCCTCCCCTCTGGTGTAGGATGCAGAGGCCATCTACCAGTGGCTGAGTGACTTCCAGTTGGAGCAGTACACTGGGAACTTCATCACGGCCGGCTACGACGTCCCCACCATCAGCAGGATGACCCCAGAGGACCTGACGGCCATCGGCGTCACCAAGCCAGGCCACCGCAAGAAGATCTCAATCGAGATAGGAAACCTCAGCATCCCAGAGTGGCTGCCTGAATACATCCCGGTAAGGTCTTACTgatgcctgtgtctgtctgtctgtctgtctgtctgctattgTGTGCAAGTCAGGTTTTACATTAGTTTCATAAAGGTTTCAACTGTGTAGGTCTGACTGTGACTCTTCTCCTACTCCAGGCAGACCTGGGGGAGTGGCTGAGTACCATAGGCCTGCCTCAGTACCAAAGGAAGCTGTCAGAGAACGGCTATGACTCCATCAGCATCGTACGGGACCTGACCTGGGAGGACCTGCAGGAGATAGGCATCACCAAGCTGGGCCACCAGAAGAAGATGATGCTGGCTGTGAAAAAGCTGTGTGACATCCAGAGGGCCATCCTGGCTGCAGAATCTGGCCAGGGCACGTTGCGCCGCAAGCCCCCTGGAGCCCTTCACCTGGTCACCATCGAGCCCCCTGACAGCTCCTCCGACTGCCCCTCGCCCCACACCCCCAAGATGCTGACCTTCCAGGACAGCGAGCTGAGCGCTGAGCTGCAGACAGCCATGTCCAGCCACTGCCAGGAGGGCCCGGCCATCAAGAGTGCCGTGGGCATGTCTCGGAGCCAAGAGAGCATCGACGCCCGGTCCAGGGGCTCAGGGCGCTCCCAGGACCCCCCCACGGCCTCCATCACTCCCCACAGCCGCTCACAGGAGAGCCTAGGGGGCAGCAGTACCTCCACCAGCCTCAGTGCTGACAGCAGCCCTGCCAAGGAGAGGAACATTCCAGAAGGCTGGGACCAGAGGTCCATACTACAGCAGCAGCAACTTCCCAAGCAGGTCCCCCTGGGGGCAGCCACCGTGTTCCAGTACCCAGCCATCCCAGCCAAGCCTAAAGGCCCTGGGTCTCACTCCCTAGGCTCCTCTCCCCAGGGCTCCCCGGCCCAGAGGGGCTTCAGCTACCTCCACTCCCACTGTGGCAGCACCGACGTGGGCCACGGCTCGCCCACCAAGCCCTTGGCACACACCTACCATTCCATGACCCTGGCCCCGCCTAAGAAGCGCAGCCAGAGCCTGACACGCTATGCCCTGTCAGACGGCGAACCAGACGAAGAGGATGACGACCTGGCTCCACCCTCTAGCACCCTAGAGTCCTACGCCACCCTGACCCGCCGGCCCGGACGCAGCCAGCTGGCAGGCATGCAGATCACACCCGTAAAGTACGGCACTGTGGGACGTAGCCAGTCCTTTGCCGTGCGCGCTCGTAAAAAGGGTCCCCCTCCAGCCCCACCCAAGAGACTGAGCTCGGTGAGCAGTAGCCCCAGCATTGGGTCCACTGAGAATATGGCGCCCTCTCCtgggggggtggagacagacagcccaGGGAGCGTGAGGAGCATCGCAGCCTGTCTGGAGGCCTCCACTGAGGGGAAGAGCCTGTCCAGGCCCAGGCTGGACCTCCTCCAACCAGAGCCTCCCCTCCCCAGCCTCACCCCCTCAGGACTGGAGCCCAGAGAGGCCTCTgcagggatgaggaggagggtgcAGAGCGAATGTGCTCCAGCCCAAACTGACATCCCAGACCATTACCCAGACCCAGAGCGAGGGGTGAAGTCAGACTCTGAGGAGGAGGAACCTAAGGCACCGGGTTTGGATGGCTCCTCATCCCCTCACAATAGCTCTAGCGAGTGTATCCCCTTCGCCGAGGAGGGCAACCTCACCATCAAGCAGAGGCCCAAGGTGGGAGGGCCGCCCAGGGCCGAGAGCACTGTGGAGATCCCAGCAGACAAGAACCGGCCTACCAAGACAGCCCTGGAGGTGCCTGAGTTTAACCTGAAGGAGTCAGACACTGTGAAGCGGAGATACAAGCCTAAAGACCATGCTGGCAGCTCTCCCACCAGTGACAGTGAGGGCCAGATAGGGTCAGACTCCAGTCCAGGCAGCAGGCTCCAGTCCGAGAGCTGTGAGGAGGTGAGTCTGGTCAGTCTGAGGATCAGTGAGGCCAGTCTGGAGGGGCTGGAGAACCTAGCAGTGACAGGCACACCCCTCAAACCCCCAGTCTCCCCCAAGCCTCACTGCTCCCACGGACCCCCCCGTCACAGCCCCAAAACCGTCCCGACACAGTCTGGCTGCTGCTACAGGTAACTTATTACACTTGGAAGCTCATTATTATGTCTTTCTGTTttttgtttcaaatatttttattaaacacacagaagaatggtgtataggtatacatgacaggtatacaattcttatctaaacataaaagagcatacaggaacaacaagacccagagttctgggtgcagaacaaataatacaaaacacgacatacaaaacaaggacacgtagaaagaaagagggaagatgtcccccctatcccccatcccctatccccccccaccccctcccaactgctcgggtggtagggccagcacacgctgcccaaaggtagattaaaatattacaattgagagtgcgttaataagtacaaattcattgttcagaatatatctaattctttctaagtgtacagtgtttgccaattcactgagccataatttggtagagggcgcttccctccttttccaaaacaacaagattagtttttttgccgagatgagaccatacgagattagttgttttGGGGGAGTTGGTTAATCCAtttagggactcagatactcccaggattatcagaagtGGGACTGGATCTATTGAAGactccaaaacttcagagaggatcctaaaaattccacaccaataaccatgcaagctagagcatagggcaaagcagtggagtagtgtaccctgcatagcctgacatttatcacatgtaggagatgtgtcaggaaatatcctatgcagtttagttttggaatagtgtaatctgtgtaataccttgaattgtatgagacgatgtctggaattaatggagcatgtgtggatatactccaagctctcttcccagtctgccactgagatgtcagtccctagttcttcctcccattttgccttgatggcatcagtagaaggtgtgctaacagattgaaaagcatcatatagacgcgatatcagtttatctgaggtggggcatatttttatgcatccatcaaacatggaaggtttagcattcccaaatgttgggaggtgttttctaacgtagtctctcatttgtaggtatctgaaaaaatgacttctgggaagattataagtttccctcagcaactcaaaggaagcaaaggtcccttctatgtataaatcccctatggtacttatccccaactctccccatcgctcaaaggtgttgtcaaggttagaaggggcaaaggagggattcctggcgacagggagcatgaatgacattggtctgagctcaaagtggactttaatttgcttccagattcggactgtgctatgtattataggattgttacaataaagtgacCAGATTGACAGGTgacaaaatcacagcgccaatagagaaggggtgacactcctcacgctccatactaagccagctgTATGCCGGGAGTATGAATACTCTCTTTATGAAAGaatttaggtatgaatactgggatgttctgatataggtagagcagttgtgggaggaagaccattttaatggcgttaattcttccgagcagagaaattgggagagttctccaaaatactatgtttgctttgagtttttgtatcagagaggggaaattctctttaaatagtaaggagtattgtttggtaactacaattcctaggtaggtaaagttttctgaagataacttaaatgggagatgttctagccaggaggtattttgcgaccgtatgggcattaattcactcttgttccaatttattctgtatcccgagaaggtaccaaacaaattgatcacatcaagaatagctgggatactagcctggggttctgttacatagaggaggatgtcatctgcgtacagtgagatcttatttagagtatctttagtattatagccgtgtattgctgcatgagatctaatcgtcTGAGCGAGCGGTTCAATAATTAGGACGAAGAGCAAAGGcgacagcgcacaaccctgccttgtccccctgttgaggttaaatcggggcgacaatgattggttagtgagtattctggcacaagggttcctatataaaagctggatccaatttatgaacctatctccaatattaaatttctgtaggaccttgaatagatagggccactcaacttggtcaaaggccttttcggcgtcaagagatatgacggcaaggtccacgttgggtaacctctgagaatacataatattgaagaggcgcctgagattgaagaatgagtttctgttagggataaagccggtctgatccgaatggaccaatttgccaattaaagtgctaagcctgttagccagagtttttgctaaaatcttttggtctgtattaaggagagatattggtctgtatgaccctacctcttctggatcgttacccttcttatgtataactgtaatgaacgcttcgtccaaagtagaagggagagctTCATCCCCATTGGCCTGAATCAACATTTTGTGCAGATAGGGGGACagcatgttgctgaatgttttatagaattcaccagggtatccatctgggcccggggtcttgccactctttagagatttaattgtttctcGAATTTCATCATgagatatttccttattcaggaagttagaatcttcctggttcagggcaggaagattacagtcctccaaaaatgtttgcataattaaggggttaggatccGCTTGTATATAGAGtatagatgtatatagagtctcataaaactgCCGGAATCTGTCATTGATTTCTTTGGCggaagagagtaattccccagatgcagatttaaccctgtgaatca
The sequence above is a segment of the Oncorhynchus gorbuscha isolate QuinsamMale2020 ecotype Even-year linkage group LG16, OgorEven_v1.0, whole genome shotgun sequence genome. Coding sequences within it:
- the LOC123998621 gene encoding caskin-2-like isoform X1 yields the protein MGKEQDLLQAVKTGDLPSTQKLLAKLKASRNKLLGSTKRLNVNYQDGDGFSALHHAALTGTTDLLSVLLEAQATVDIKDRNGMRPLHYAAWQGKADSVLMLLRAGAGVNGVSQDGHIPLHLAAQYGHYDVSEMLLQHQSNPCLINKTKKTPLDLACEFGRVKVAQLLLSSNMVVALLEGNSKEPADSGFNTPLHLAARNGHKDIIRLLLKAGIDINRATKAGTALHEAALYGKTEVVRQLLEAGIDVNIRNTYNQTALDMVNQFTTSHASKDIKQLLRDATGVLQVRALKDYWNIHDPTALNIQAGDVIMVLEQHMDGRWKGHIHDSQRGTDRVGYFPPNIVEVISRRSGGTLSRHASLPTQRHQLLSRAPLSSSLSSAPQTDDSYTMYTPNNPHMALSHAIGLSANPGRPPSSLSQPGCPLEDIWVLRNSHTAAGDRNSVGSTGSVGSTRSAGSGQSTESNTALNGQHHQTTALPDTAKPAPSAGDSGQPVHNKQPDLTAVVLGAPRRPMVNILRPGEQQFVSPQFIRPLQLLEGKDAEAIYQWLSDFQLEQYTGNFITAGYDVPTISRMTPEDLTAIGVTKPGHRKKISIEIGNLSIPEWLPEYIPADLGEWLSTIGLPQYQRKLSENGYDSISIVRDLTWEDLQEIGITKLGHQKKMMLAVKKLCDIQRAILAAESGQGTLRRKPPGALHLVTIEPPDSSSDCPSPHTPKMLTFQDSELSAELQTAMSSHCQEGPAIKSAVGMSRSQESIDARSRGSGRSQDPPTASITPHSRSQESLGGSSTSTSLSADSSPAKERNIPEGWDQRSILQQQQLPKQVPLGAATVFQYPAIPAKPKGPGSHSLGSSPQGSPAQRGFSYLHSHCGSTDVGHGSPTKPLAHTYHSMTLAPPKKRSQSLTRYALSDGEPDEEDDDLAPPSSTLESYATLTRRPGRSQLAGMQITPVKYGTVGRSQSFAVRARKKGPPPAPPKRLSSVSSSPSIGSTENMAPSPGGVETDSPGSVRSIAACLEASTEGKSLSRPRLDLLQPEPPLPSLTPSGLEPREASAGMRRRVQSECAPAQTDIPDHYPDPERGVKSDSEEEEPKAPGLDGSSSPHNSSSECIPFAEEGNLTIKQRPKVGGPPRAESTVEIPADKNRPTKTALEVPEFNLKESDTVKRRYKPKDHAGSSPTSDSEGQIGSDSSPGSRLQSESCEEVSLVSLRISEASLEGLENLAVTGTPLKPPVSPKPHCSHGPPRHSPKTVPTQSGCCYSHSAAHYDCQHGTKSCLLNPTITHTQPVSPSPRASVPGSPDRQAPGLCGRPRPRGRVWPGVRGGAAAEAGADQHLSGGSTAGCGEKLTQEDSTDGGSNTVKSAGNILDDIGNMFDDLADQLDAMLD
- the LOC123998621 gene encoding caskin-2-like isoform X4, whose translation is MGKEQDLLQAVKTGDLPSTQKLLAKLKASRNKLLGSTKRLNVNYQDGDGFSALHHAALTGTTDLLSVLLEAQATVDIKDRNGMRPLHYAAWQGKADSVLMLLRAGAGVNGVSQDGHIPLHLAAQYGHYDVSEMLLQHQSNPCLINKTKKTPLDLACEFGRVKVAQLLLSSNMVVALLEGNSKEPADSGFNTPLHLAARNGHKDIIRLLLKAGIDINRATKAGTALHEAALYGKTEVVRQLLEAGIDVNIRNTYNQTALDMVNQFTTSHASKDIKQLLRDATGVLQVRALKDYWNIHDPTALNIQAGDVIMVLEQHMDGRWKGHIHDSQRGTDRVGYFPPNIVEVISRRSGGTLSRHASLPTQRHQLLSRAPLSSSLSSAPQTDDSYTMYTPNNPHMALSHAIGLSANPAGDRNSVGSTGSVGSTRSAGSGQSTESNTALNGQHHQTTALPDTAKPAPSAGDSGQPVHNKQPDLTAVVLGAPRRPMVNILRPGEQQFVSPQFIRPLQLLEGKDAEAIYQWLSDFQLEQYTGNFITAGYDVPTISRMTPEDLTAIGVTKPGHRKKISIEIGNLSIPEWLPEYIPADLGEWLSTIGLPQYQRKLSENGYDSISIVRDLTWEDLQEIGITKLGHQKKMMLAVKKLCDIQRAILAAESGQGTLRRKPPGALHLVTIEPPDSSSDCPSPHTPKMLTFQDSELSAELQTAMSSHCQEGPAIKSAVGMSRSQESIDARSRGSGRSQDPPTASITPHSRSQESLGGSSTSTSLSADSSPAKERNIPEGWDQRSILQQQQLPKQVPLGAATVFQYPAIPAKPKGPGSHSLGSSPQGSPAQRGFSYLHSHCGSTDVGHGSPTKPLAHTYHSMTLAPPKKRSQSLTRYALSDGEPDEEDDDLAPPSSTLESYATLTRRPGRSQLAGMQITPVKYGTVGRSQSFAVRARKKGPPPAPPKRLSSVSSSPSIGSTENMAPSPGGVETDSPGSVRSIAACLEASTEGKSLSRPRLDLLQPEPPLPSLTPSGLEPREASAGMRRRVQSECAPAQTDIPDHYPDPERGVKSDSEEEEPKAPGLDGSSSPHNSSSECIPFAEEGNLTIKQRPKVGGPPRAESTVEIPADKNRPTKTALEVPEFNLKESDTVKRRYKPKDHAGSSPTSDSEGQIGSDSSPGSRLQSESCEEVSLVSLRISEASLEGLENLAVTGTPLKPPVSPKPHCSHGPPRHSPKTVPTQSGCCYSHSAAHYDCQHGTKSCLLNPTITHTQPVSPSPRASVPGSPDRQAPGLCGRPRPRGRVWPGVRGGAAAEAGADQHLSGGSTAGCGEKLTQEDSTDGGSNTVKSAGNILDDIGNMFDDLADQLDAMLD
- the LOC123998621 gene encoding caskin-2-like isoform X2 — its product is MGKEQDLLQAVKTGDLPSTQKLLAKLKASRNKLLGSTKRLNVNYQDGDGFSALHHAALTGTTDLLSVLLEAQATVDIKDRNGMRPLHYAAWQGKADSVLMLLRAGAGVNGVSQDGHIPLHLAAQYGHYDVSEMLLQHQSNPCLINKTKKTPLDLACEFGRVKVAQLLLSSNMVVALLEGNSKEPADSGFNTPLHLAARNGHKDIIRLLLKAGIDINRATKAGTALHEAALYGKTEVVRQLLEAGIDVNIRNTYNQTALDMVNQFTTSHASKDIKQLLRDATGVLQVRALKDYWNIHDPTALNIQAGDVIMVLEQHMDGRWKGHIHDSQRGTDRVGYFPPNIVEVISRRSGGTLSRHASLPTQRHQLLSRAPLSSSLSSAPQTDDSYTMYTPNNPHMALSHAIGLSANPGRPPSSLSQPGCPLEDIWVLRNSHTAGDRNSVGSTGSVGSTRSAGSGQSTESNTALNGQHHQTTALPDTAKPAPSAGDSGQPVHNKQPDLTAVVLGAPRRPMVNILRPGEQQFVSPQFIRPLQLLEGKDAEAIYQWLSDFQLEQYTGNFITAGYDVPTISRMTPEDLTAIGVTKPGHRKKISIEIGNLSIPEWLPEYIPADLGEWLSTIGLPQYQRKLSENGYDSISIVRDLTWEDLQEIGITKLGHQKKMMLAVKKLCDIQRAILAAESGQGTLRRKPPGALHLVTIEPPDSSSDCPSPHTPKMLTFQDSELSAELQTAMSSHCQEGPAIKSAVGMSRSQESIDARSRGSGRSQDPPTASITPHSRSQESLGGSSTSTSLSADSSPAKERNIPEGWDQRSILQQQQLPKQVPLGAATVFQYPAIPAKPKGPGSHSLGSSPQGSPAQRGFSYLHSHCGSTDVGHGSPTKPLAHTYHSMTLAPPKKRSQSLTRYALSDGEPDEEDDDLAPPSSTLESYATLTRRPGRSQLAGMQITPVKYGTVGRSQSFAVRARKKGPPPAPPKRLSSVSSSPSIGSTENMAPSPGGVETDSPGSVRSIAACLEASTEGKSLSRPRLDLLQPEPPLPSLTPSGLEPREASAGMRRRVQSECAPAQTDIPDHYPDPERGVKSDSEEEEPKAPGLDGSSSPHNSSSECIPFAEEGNLTIKQRPKVGGPPRAESTVEIPADKNRPTKTALEVPEFNLKESDTVKRRYKPKDHAGSSPTSDSEGQIGSDSSPGSRLQSESCEEVSLVSLRISEASLEGLENLAVTGTPLKPPVSPKPHCSHGPPRHSPKTVPTQSGCCYSHSAAHYDCQHGTKSCLLNPTITHTQPVSPSPRASVPGSPDRQAPGLCGRPRPRGRVWPGVRGGAAAEAGADQHLSGGSTAGCGEKLTQEDSTDGGSNTVKSAGNILDDIGNMFDDLADQLDAMLD
- the LOC123998621 gene encoding caskin-2-like isoform X7, whose amino-acid sequence is MGKEQDLLQAVKTGDLPSTQKLLAKLKASRNKLLGSTKRLNVNYQDGDGFSALHHAALTGTTDLLSVLLEAQATVDIKDRNGMRPLHYAAWQGKADSVLMLLRAGAGVNGVSQDGHIPLHLAAQYGHYDVSEMLLQHQSNPCLINKTKKTPLDLACEFGRVKVAQLLLSSNMVVALLEGNSKEPADSGFNTPLHLAARNGHKDIIRLLLKAGIDINRATKAGTALHEAALYGKTEVVRQLLEAGIDVNIRNTYNQTALDMVNQFTTSHASKDIKQLLRDATGVLQVRALKDYWNIHDPTALNIQAGDVIMVLEQHMDGRWKGHIHDSQRGTDRVGYFPPNIVEVISRRSGRPPSSLSQPGCPLEDIWVLRNSHTAGDRNSVGSTGSVGSTRSAGSGQSTESNTALNGQHHQTTALPDTAKPAPSAGDSGQPVHNKQPDLTAVVLGAPRRPMVNILRPGEQQFVSPQFIRPLQLLEGKDAEAIYQWLSDFQLEQYTGNFITAGYDVPTISRMTPEDLTAIGVTKPGHRKKISIEIGNLSIPEWLPEYIPADLGEWLSTIGLPQYQRKLSENGYDSISIVRDLTWEDLQEIGITKLGHQKKMMLAVKKLCDIQRAILAAESGQGTLRRKPPGALHLVTIEPPDSSSDCPSPHTPKMLTFQDSELSAELQTAMSSHCQEGPAIKSAVGMSRSQESIDARSRGSGRSQDPPTASITPHSRSQESLGGSSTSTSLSADSSPAKERNIPEGWDQRSILQQQQLPKQVPLGAATVFQYPAIPAKPKGPGSHSLGSSPQGSPAQRGFSYLHSHCGSTDVGHGSPTKPLAHTYHSMTLAPPKKRSQSLTRYALSDGEPDEEDDDLAPPSSTLESYATLTRRPGRSQLAGMQITPVKYGTVGRSQSFAVRARKKGPPPAPPKRLSSVSSSPSIGSTENMAPSPGGVETDSPGSVRSIAACLEASTEGKSLSRPRLDLLQPEPPLPSLTPSGLEPREASAGMRRRVQSECAPAQTDIPDHYPDPERGVKSDSEEEEPKAPGLDGSSSPHNSSSECIPFAEEGNLTIKQRPKVGGPPRAESTVEIPADKNRPTKTALEVPEFNLKESDTVKRRYKPKDHAGSSPTSDSEGQIGSDSSPGSRLQSESCEEVSLVSLRISEASLEGLENLAVTGTPLKPPVSPKPHCSHGPPRHSPKTVPTQSGCCYSHSAAHYDCQHGTKSCLLNPTITHTQPVSPSPRASVPGSPDRQAPGLCGRPRPRGRVWPGVRGGAAAEAGADQHLSGGSTAGCGEKLTQEDSTDGGSNTVKSAGNILDDIGNMFDDLADQLDAMLD